A genomic region of Planctomycetia bacterium contains the following coding sequences:
- a CDS encoding right-handed parallel beta-helix repeat-containing protein, with product MANVFDFGAIGDGVADDTDALQHALNDGDGILRLNKGTYRITKPLMLDLTKRGYGAVRGEGGTSRIVMAGPGPALRVQGDHQGTASPSSVQAHTWNQERFPTISGVEIVGEHPEAVGIELRKTLKCVISQALIRRCRIAVHLVERNRDFVLADSHLYDNHEIGLFFDHCNLHQTIVHGCHISWNKIAGIKSVGGDVHNLQIVGNDLEYNNATAGGSKTSEADLSRHPGGSEIWFDAVDGVISEVTISGNTIQATKQTGGANIRIVGTDVQRPQPADSSATRPPDTAHLISITGNVLGSQWRAVELRNASRITSTGNTIYDSADLSVFAANCASIVVGANTVSWRGFDSEPTKDGFRFEDCENVLLSGLATQRLCAGSQEHGAGITFVRCQDCGVSDCQILDPLYRGIELEDCLRCRVANNTIVDRRTKPRMQQAVRIVGRSRDILVTGNICRGAVGELVEAPTGAAEVRDNLLLR from the coding sequence ATGGCGAACGTGTTCGATTTTGGTGCGATCGGCGACGGCGTCGCCGACGATACGGACGCCCTGCAGCACGCCTTGAACGACGGCGACGGCATCTTGCGACTGAATAAGGGTACCTATCGCATCACGAAGCCGTTAATGCTCGATCTGACGAAGCGCGGATACGGCGCGGTACGGGGGGAAGGGGGAACTTCCCGAATCGTGATGGCCGGGCCGGGGCCGGCTCTCCGAGTGCAAGGCGATCATCAAGGAACCGCCTCACCGTCGAGCGTGCAGGCTCACACCTGGAATCAAGAACGATTTCCGACGATCAGCGGAGTGGAGATCGTCGGCGAGCATCCGGAGGCCGTCGGGATCGAACTTCGCAAGACGCTGAAGTGCGTAATTTCGCAAGCCTTGATTCGGCGTTGCAGGATCGCGGTGCATCTCGTGGAGCGTAATCGCGACTTCGTCTTGGCGGATTCGCATTTGTACGACAACCATGAAATCGGCTTGTTCTTCGATCACTGCAACCTGCACCAAACCATCGTGCATGGCTGTCATATCAGTTGGAATAAGATCGCGGGAATCAAGTCCGTCGGCGGTGACGTTCACAACTTGCAGATCGTCGGCAACGATCTTGAATACAACAATGCGACTGCGGGAGGAAGCAAGACGTCGGAGGCCGACTTATCGCGGCATCCGGGCGGCTCGGAGATTTGGTTCGACGCCGTCGACGGCGTGATCAGCGAGGTCACGATCAGCGGCAACACGATTCAAGCGACCAAGCAAACCGGAGGGGCCAATATTCGCATCGTCGGCACCGACGTGCAGCGACCGCAGCCGGCCGATTCGTCCGCGACTCGGCCCCCCGACACGGCGCATCTCATCAGCATCACCGGCAACGTGCTCGGCAGCCAATGGCGAGCGGTCGAACTACGCAACGCCTCGCGCATCACCAGCACCGGCAACACGATTTACGACTCGGCCGACCTGTCGGTATTTGCCGCAAACTGCGCCAGCATCGTCGTCGGTGCCAACACCGTCTCGTGGCGTGGCTTCGACTCCGAGCCGACGAAAGATGGATTCCGTTTTGAAGATTGCGAGAATGTATTGCTCAGCGGTTTGGCGACGCAACGATTATGCGCGGGCTCCCAAGAGCATGGCGCGGGGATCACTTTCGTTCGCTGCCAAGATTGCGGAGTATCCGATTGCCAAATTCTCGACCCGCTGTATCGCGGCATTGAGTTGGAAGACTGCCTCCGCTGCCGCGTCGCGAACAATACGATCGTCGATCGACGTACGAAGCCGCGAATGCAGCAGGCCGTAAGGATCGTCGGTCGCAGCCGCGACATTCTCGTCACCGGCAATATATGTCGCGGGGCCGTAGGCGAACTCGTCGAGGCTCCTACCGGCGCGGCTGAAGTACGAGATAATCTGCTGTTGCGCTAA